One region of Streptomyces sp. NBC_00442 genomic DNA includes:
- the fomD gene encoding cytidylyl-2-hydroxypropylphosphonate hydrolase codes for MAGTGGGTPHWAPGDQILWRYRDHAPGGKRRVHICRPVTVVQDTDELLAVWMAPGTRCVRPVLADGRPLYQEPLATRYTAPRTTERSQWFGTGVLKLARPGEPWSVWLFWERGWRFKNWYVNLEEPRARWSGGIDSTDHFLDISVHPDRSWRWLDEDEFAQAQRVGLIDDEQARRVRAAGHAAVEVIGAWGRPFSDGWEAWRPDPLWPVPALPVDWDRTPAHMTS; via the coding sequence ATGGCAGGCACAGGAGGCGGCACCCCACACTGGGCGCCGGGGGACCAGATCCTCTGGCGCTATCGCGACCATGCCCCCGGCGGGAAGCGGCGGGTGCACATCTGCCGTCCGGTCACGGTCGTGCAGGACACCGACGAGCTGCTCGCGGTGTGGATGGCGCCCGGCACGCGGTGCGTGCGTCCGGTGCTCGCGGACGGCCGACCGCTGTACCAGGAACCGCTGGCCACCCGCTACACCGCGCCGCGCACCACGGAGCGTTCCCAGTGGTTCGGCACCGGCGTGCTGAAGCTGGCCCGCCCCGGCGAGCCCTGGTCGGTGTGGCTGTTCTGGGAGCGGGGCTGGCGTTTCAAGAACTGGTACGTGAACCTGGAGGAGCCCCGCGCGCGCTGGTCGGGGGGCATCGACTCCACGGACCACTTCCTCGACATCTCGGTCCACCCGGACCGCAGTTGGCGCTGGCTGGACGAGGACGAGTTCGCCCAGGCCCAGCGGGTGGGCCTGATCGACGACGAGCAGGCGCGGCGGGTCCGGGCGGCCGGGCACGCCGCGGTCGAGGTGATCGGGGCGTGGGGCCGGCCGTTCTCGGACGGCTGGGAGGCCTGGCGCCCGGATCCGCTGTGGCCCGTGCCCGCGCTCCCGGTGGACTGGGATCGCACTCCGGCGCACATGACGTCGTGA
- a CDS encoding fumarate hydratase, giving the protein MPEFQYSDLLPLGEDTTPYRLVTAEGVSTFEADGRTFLKVEPEALRTLAAEAIHDIQHYLRPAHLAQLRKIIDDPEASGNDKFVALDLLKNANIAAAGVLPMCQDTGTAIVMGKRGQNVLTEGGDEAALSRGIYDAYLNLNLRYSQMAPLTMWDEKNTGSNLPAQIELYATDGGAYKFLFMAKGGGSANKSFLYQETKAVLNEASMMKFLEEKIRSLGTAACPPYHLAIVVGGTSAEFALKTAKYASAHYLDELPSEGSELGHGFRDEELEKKVFELTQKIGIGAQFGGKYFCHDVRVVRLPRHGASLPVAIAVSCSADRQAVAKITAEGVFLEQLETDPARFLPETTDEHLDDSDVVRIDLNQPMDAILAELTKYPVKTRLSLTGPLVVARDIAHAKIKERLDAGEEMPQYLKDHPVYYAGPAKTPEGYASGSFGPTTAGRMDSYVEQFQAAGGSKVMLAKGNRSKQVTDACGTHGGFYLGSIGGPAARLAQDCIKKVEVVEYEELGMEAVWKIEVEDFPAFVVVDDKGNDFFQAPAEPPTFLNIPLRGAAQA; this is encoded by the coding sequence ATGCCAGAGTTTCAGTACTCCGATCTGCTCCCCCTGGGAGAGGACACCACGCCCTACCGCCTGGTGACCGCCGAGGGTGTCTCCACCTTCGAGGCCGACGGCCGTACGTTCCTCAAGGTCGAGCCGGAGGCGCTGCGCACACTGGCCGCCGAGGCGATCCACGACATCCAGCACTACCTCCGCCCGGCCCACCTCGCCCAGCTGCGCAAGATCATCGACGACCCGGAGGCCTCGGGCAACGACAAGTTCGTCGCGCTCGACCTCCTGAAGAACGCGAACATCGCCGCGGCGGGTGTCCTGCCGATGTGCCAGGACACCGGCACCGCGATCGTCATGGGCAAGCGCGGCCAGAACGTGCTGACCGAGGGCGGCGACGAGGCGGCCCTCTCGCGCGGTATCTACGACGCGTATCTGAACCTCAACCTGCGTTACTCGCAGATGGCCCCGCTGACCATGTGGGACGAGAAGAACACCGGCTCGAACCTGCCCGCGCAGATCGAGCTGTACGCGACCGACGGCGGCGCCTACAAGTTCCTCTTCATGGCCAAGGGCGGCGGCTCGGCCAACAAGTCGTTCCTCTACCAGGAGACGAAGGCCGTCCTGAACGAGGCCTCCATGATGAAGTTCCTGGAGGAGAAGATCCGCTCGCTCGGCACCGCCGCGTGCCCGCCGTACCACCTGGCGATCGTGGTGGGCGGCACGAGCGCCGAGTTCGCACTCAAGACCGCGAAGTACGCCTCCGCGCACTACCTGGACGAACTCCCCTCCGAGGGGTCGGAGTTGGGCCACGGCTTCCGGGACGAGGAGCTGGAGAAGAAGGTCTTCGAGCTGACGCAGAAGATCGGCATCGGCGCGCAGTTCGGCGGCAAGTACTTCTGCCACGACGTGCGCGTGGTGCGCCTGCCCCGGCACGGCGCCTCGCTGCCCGTCGCGATCGCCGTGTCCTGCTCGGCCGACCGCCAGGCCGTCGCGAAGATCACCGCCGAGGGCGTCTTCCTGGAGCAGCTGGAGACCGACCCGGCGCGCTTCCTGCCGGAGACCACCGACGAGCACCTGGACGACAGCGACGTCGTACGCATCGACCTCAACCAGCCGATGGACGCGATCCTGGCCGAGCTGACCAAGTACCCGGTCAAGACCCGCCTCTCGCTGACCGGCCCGCTGGTCGTGGCCCGCGACATCGCGCACGCCAAGATCAAGGAGCGGCTCGACGCGGGCGAGGAGATGCCGCAGTACCTGAAGGACCACCCGGTGTACTACGCGGGCCCGGCCAAGACGCCCGAGGGCTACGCGTCCGGTTCGTTCGGCCCGACCACGGCCGGCCGGATGGACTCCTACGTCGAGCAGTTCCAGGCGGCGGGCGGCTCCAAGGTGATGCTGGCCAAGGGCAACCGCAGCAAGCAGGTCACCGACGCGTGCGGCACGCACGGCGGGTTCTACCTCGGCTCGATCGGCGGCCCGGCCGCGCGGCTCGCGCAGGACTGCATCAAGAAGGTCGAGGTCGTCGAGTACGAGGAGCTCGGCATGGAAGCGGTGTGGAAGATCGAGGTCGAGGACTTCCCGGCGTTCGTCGTCGTCGACGACAAGGGCAACGACTTCTTCCAGGCGCCGGCCGAGCCGCCGACGTTCCTGAACATCCCCCTGCGGGGCGCCGCGCAGGCCTGA
- a CDS encoding class II fumarate hydratase translates to MNDSEYRTEHDSMGEVRVPAHAKWRAQTQRAVENFPVSGQRLERAHIEALARIKAAAAKVNAELGVVDKDIAGAVQEAAGEVAEGRWDEHFPVDVFQTGSGTSSNMNMNEVVATLATEKLGRDVHPNDHVNASQSSNDVFPSSIHIAATAAVTGDLIPALDHLATALERKSSEFADVVKSGRTHLMDATPVTLGQEFGGYAAQVRYGVERLRSALPRLAELPLGGTAVGTGINTPHGFSAAVIAEVARTTGLPLTEARDHFEAQGARDGLVETSGQLRTIAVSLTKISNDLRWMASGPRTGLAEISLPDLQPGSSIMPGKVNPVIPEAVLMVAAQVIGNDATVATAGAAGNFELNVMLPVIAKNLLESVRLLANVTRLLADRTVDGITAHVERAREYAESSPSVVTPLNKYIGYEEAAKVAKKSLAERRTIREVVLESGYVERGDLTVEQLDEALDVLRMTRP, encoded by the coding sequence ATGAACGACAGCGAGTACCGGACCGAGCACGATTCGATGGGCGAGGTGCGGGTCCCCGCGCACGCCAAGTGGCGGGCCCAGACCCAGCGGGCGGTGGAGAACTTCCCCGTCTCCGGGCAGCGCCTGGAACGCGCCCACATCGAGGCGCTGGCCCGTATCAAGGCGGCCGCCGCCAAGGTCAACGCCGAGCTCGGGGTGGTCGACAAGGACATCGCGGGCGCCGTCCAGGAGGCGGCCGGCGAGGTCGCGGAGGGCCGCTGGGACGAGCACTTTCCGGTCGATGTCTTCCAGACCGGATCCGGCACCTCGTCGAACATGAACATGAACGAGGTCGTGGCCACCCTGGCCACCGAGAAGCTGGGCCGCGACGTCCACCCCAACGACCACGTGAACGCCTCGCAGTCCTCCAACGACGTCTTCCCCTCCTCCATCCACATCGCCGCGACCGCCGCCGTCACGGGCGATCTGATCCCCGCGCTCGACCACCTTGCGACCGCCCTTGAACGCAAGTCGTCCGAGTTCGCGGACGTCGTCAAGTCGGGGCGTACGCATCTGATGGACGCCACCCCGGTCACCCTCGGCCAGGAGTTCGGCGGGTACGCGGCGCAGGTGCGCTACGGCGTCGAGCGGCTGCGCTCCGCCCTGCCCCGCCTGGCCGAACTCCCGCTCGGCGGCACCGCGGTGGGCACCGGCATCAACACCCCGCACGGCTTCTCGGCGGCCGTGATCGCCGAGGTCGCGCGCACCACCGGGCTTCCGCTCACCGAGGCCCGGGACCACTTCGAGGCGCAGGGCGCGCGCGACGGCCTGGTGGAGACCAGCGGGCAGCTGCGCACCATCGCGGTCTCGCTCACGAAGATCTCCAACGACCTGCGCTGGATGGCCTCGGGGCCGCGCACAGGATTGGCCGAGATCAGCCTTCCCGACCTCCAGCCGGGCTCGTCGATCATGCCCGGAAAGGTCAATCCGGTCATTCCGGAGGCCGTTCTCATGGTCGCGGCGCAGGTGATCGGCAACGACGCGACCGTGGCGACGGCGGGCGCGGCAGGCAACTTCGAGCTCAACGTGATGCTGCCGGTGATCGCCAAGAACCTCCTGGAATCGGTGCGGCTGCTCGCCAACGTCACACGGCTGCTGGCCGACCGCACCGTCGACGGCATCACCGCACATGTGGAAAGGGCCCGCGAATACGCCGAGTCCTCGCCGTCGGTGGTCACCCCGCTCAACAAGTACATCGGGTACGAGGAGGCCGCCAAGGTCGCCAAGAAGTCCCTCGCCGAGCGCAGGACGATCCGTGAGGTCGTCCTCGAATCGGGGTACGTCGAGCGCGGCGACCTGACGGTCGAGCAGCTCGACGAGGCGCTCGACGTGCTGCGGATGACCCGGCCCTGA
- a CDS encoding ricin-type beta-trefoil lectin domain protein, producing MRRTRHRLRCTFAAVAAAAAAFGGMAAGTATAQAASAPSVQSTPLPPDLEKIRASEATQLYGDPAERPMADRRTGLISLGDSEISGEGVGTYEAGTNGPDNWCHRSPDSAIHRTGIPADETYNVACSGAYTGNIRIGGTKQYADELVQSDSLAIKARNTRIKMVLLVAGANDDLQFGPVMTDCVERYLLLQGPCQSKYEPGWQARVDALVPKVEQTVSDLKTVMRDAGYADGSYKLVVMGYPSPIGPDFHDNPDFPGKLVCGGLGYDSDTVWGRNTAVPAFEIGMRKAAEATGATYLDDSRLFNGHEVCMEDTWARGLYIDLSKPGLPDENSVRQSFHPNYRGHGAFASCLTQLYNSGVQEGSCADPASTGTPALYPLAWDDAYRPLKNEATGSCLDVTASTSADGTAVIGWDCHGGRNQGWWYDAGRKSVHTQLTQDRCLDVPGANYTAGAKLIIWNCSGSANQEWVRASGTLRPAAATSLCATLGAAKDPLTLRACDGTASQRFA from the coding sequence ATGAGGCGCACCAGGCACAGACTCCGCTGTACGTTCGCGGCGGTGGCGGCCGCCGCGGCGGCGTTCGGCGGCATGGCGGCCGGGACGGCCACGGCGCAGGCCGCGTCCGCACCGTCCGTCCAGTCCACCCCGCTCCCGCCCGACCTGGAGAAGATCCGGGCGTCGGAGGCCACCCAGCTGTACGGCGACCCGGCCGAGCGGCCGATGGCGGACCGCAGGACCGGACTGATCTCGCTGGGGGACAGCGAGATCTCCGGTGAGGGCGTCGGCACCTACGAGGCGGGCACCAACGGCCCCGACAACTGGTGCCACCGCTCGCCCGACTCCGCGATCCACCGCACCGGCATCCCGGCCGACGAGACGTACAACGTCGCCTGCTCCGGCGCGTACACCGGCAACATCAGGATCGGCGGCACCAAGCAGTACGCCGACGAACTCGTGCAGAGCGACAGCCTCGCCATCAAGGCGCGCAACACCCGCATCAAGATGGTGCTCCTGGTCGCGGGCGCCAACGACGACCTCCAGTTCGGCCCGGTCATGACCGACTGCGTCGAGCGCTACCTGCTGCTCCAGGGCCCGTGCCAGTCCAAGTACGAGCCCGGCTGGCAGGCCCGGGTCGACGCGCTCGTGCCCAAGGTCGAGCAGACCGTGAGCGACCTCAAGACCGTGATGCGCGACGCGGGGTACGCCGACGGCTCGTACAAGCTCGTCGTGATGGGCTACCCGAGCCCGATCGGCCCCGACTTCCACGACAACCCCGACTTCCCCGGCAAGCTCGTCTGCGGCGGGCTCGGCTACGACTCCGACACCGTGTGGGGCCGCAACACCGCGGTGCCCGCCTTCGAGATCGGCATGCGCAAGGCCGCCGAGGCCACCGGCGCGACCTACCTCGACGACTCGCGCCTCTTCAACGGCCACGAGGTGTGCATGGAGGACACCTGGGCACGCGGCCTCTACATCGACCTCTCCAAGCCCGGACTGCCGGACGAGAACTCGGTCCGCCAGTCCTTCCACCCCAACTACCGGGGCCACGGCGCCTTCGCCTCCTGCCTCACCCAGCTCTACAACTCCGGTGTTCAGGAAGGAAGTTGCGCGGACCCCGCCTCCACCGGCACCCCGGCGCTCTACCCGCTCGCCTGGGACGACGCCTACCGGCCGCTGAAGAACGAGGCGACCGGCAGCTGCCTCGACGTCACCGCCTCCACCAGCGCCGACGGCACGGCCGTCATCGGCTGGGACTGCCACGGCGGACGCAATCAGGGCTGGTGGTACGACGCCGGCCGCAAGTCCGTCCACACCCAGCTCACCCAGGACCGCTGCCTGGACGTGCCGGGGGCGAACTACACCGCCGGCGCCAAACTGATCATCTGGAACTGCTCGGGCTCGGCCAACCAGGAGTGGGTGCGCGCCTCGGGCACCCTGCGCCCGGCCGCGGCCACCAGTCTGTGCGCCACCCTGGGCGCCGCCAAGGACCCGCTCACCCTGCGCGCCTGTGACGGCACCGCGAGCCAGCGCTTCGCCTGA